A region from the Rhodohalobacter sp. SW132 genome encodes:
- a CDS encoding cache domain-containing protein yields MKRSISSRITKTASVMIILVLLIGGTIYLRTISNAESLDNRNLRELSRIGQGVEGRVNNIGRLMKNLTSLTEDTSKKNKFIKDLLASADLIPHLSIDTTMASQKEKFDQLTAGRTAFKTDLTANSLELWHTLSKQHKIEVNSDTVDTVHTLRAAYSFESLRPTLSSEYMETIFLANEKGAIFIWETERTGVRIHELAALDTLQFKQGLGTGGIGKSDILQTSIAGQEYRFYLLPIRVHLSEMQDSTVLDSEYTKWILGGLVPQSEYRQQSLALDPNMAMFLGFLLIAGFLIVPFVRIFTMGPKERLRVGNLFYLVIALIFGSGLAGLWLADVVHFSPFKKNVHTQLEKTANQLALNIDQELQAAIEELEKKTKSLNEQLSDSTIILIDSIRLDSTEFDSIRLDSTEFDFVRLYSTKFDSIRMDSNEFDSLRLDSTEFDSVRLYRTEFDTIRLYSTEFDSISMKNNMRFDSSGTYPFYHMVFWADSAGQQIAKWTPRANNTPRISVAQREYFRAIHQGRGWDQRFHTNPNSTPCEKTTGMKTGNHPYYVESIRSWTTGENLAAISIPWEYADSTNEVNSGIAAITTELASLSKPVLPTGVGFAIVDANALTQFHIRPERILDENFAEETSNEDLLRSVLAARSCSELELHYEGQNKLIVIRPLNGRPLYLILFKDLSLIDTVRFEAWFEGGALFGLWVLLILFLIFIRERLPSSRMDWLWPDLDHLEKYTIFTIYSLPFILLFMIQALTEEHLHIHPAILVIPVLYLGLGLMILSQGTSSDSNDYKSILGWALFASSILLIGWLTFQNGLETTLNEILAIAISLMIIYLWLSRKKLQEPIKRWSNLSPRGVYTAAMVSGLLVLGLLPGYLTYRFTFHDHSEHLVKYHQLELSESLQNRYDRVGALMKSTWEIDNWWELMAHFPAFSVHNYDLAYENLIFRTNLQPLLTIPNHDNDPETDLHDHMHGLLGNHIPFLTDASIRMRQLSSQQADRSWASDHHDHLLQLSGVTPELLTSELPIARSWLNPLRIAILLTVLGLLCLIVYRVSRWVFFVHLEHSKPLTLENVIPKPGETWRSTILVGTRSISREPLRKRSPEIHFIDLNRDVDKPGDIRKLLNKPLPDETKVLCLDYFDHRIDENERNLFLLELLEKNMTDNHSLPVLLITSRNPDECLLTANMAEEKKETLKHRWDRVLGRFSKILLSDLVSEEPFKTQLRLRIIQKIADDMDKLIIDLNKTLKEDSSEEKTAKLNKLLAKLASRSKWLSEELQTLANPAITLTREQQGMADQFKNRQEIIRQETETIKQAIAKKKTSSEKLTKQNPAKPGLLSTKYFKKDSIKLLAKWEMEARREVIHDKKTIHRVRQMLIQECGHHQRLQEIGEQLTYRPDWHSLTKQEIIDLVREGGEAYYRARWAILSDGERLVAAQLSRGAVINPKSHQAISRLFARGLIRKSPELRLDNSSFSDFVKNTVSEDQLHSWERAGIPSKWEMIRAPLVIALLIIALFLFWSQREFMGNTIAFLGTIGVGVGAIINLLSKIGSVTGKTELKNLEK; encoded by the coding sequence ATGAAGCGATCCATCAGCAGCAGAATCACTAAAACCGCCAGCGTGATGATTATCCTGGTACTGCTGATTGGTGGAACTATTTACCTCCGCACGATTTCCAATGCGGAGAGTTTGGATAACCGAAATTTGCGTGAATTGTCCCGCATCGGGCAGGGAGTGGAAGGGCGTGTAAATAATATTGGCCGTTTGATGAAAAATCTTACAAGCCTTACAGAAGACACATCCAAAAAAAATAAGTTTATAAAAGATCTACTAGCCAGTGCGGACCTGATCCCACATCTGAGTATTGATACAACGATGGCTTCGCAAAAGGAAAAATTCGACCAGCTTACCGCCGGCAGAACAGCTTTCAAAACTGATCTTACGGCAAACTCCTTAGAGCTTTGGCATACACTCAGTAAACAACATAAAATTGAGGTCAATTCAGATACTGTAGATACCGTTCATACCCTTCGTGCTGCATACAGTTTTGAATCACTCCGGCCAACATTGTCATCTGAATATATGGAGACTATTTTTCTGGCCAACGAGAAAGGGGCCATTTTCATTTGGGAAACGGAACGCACGGGTGTTCGTATCCATGAACTTGCCGCCCTGGATACGCTGCAATTCAAACAAGGCCTGGGAACAGGCGGAATCGGGAAAAGCGATATTCTACAGACATCCATTGCAGGTCAGGAGTACCGTTTTTACCTGCTGCCAATTCGCGTTCATCTTAGCGAAATGCAGGATTCCACTGTTTTAGACTCCGAATATACAAAATGGATACTTGGCGGATTAGTTCCTCAATCGGAATACCGTCAGCAAAGCTTGGCCCTGGATCCAAATATGGCAATGTTCCTTGGTTTCCTTCTCATAGCTGGATTTCTGATTGTCCCGTTCGTAAGAATTTTCACCATGGGACCAAAAGAACGTCTCAGAGTGGGAAATCTTTTTTACCTGGTTATTGCGCTGATTTTCGGTTCTGGCCTGGCCGGATTGTGGCTGGCCGATGTGGTTCACTTTTCGCCATTTAAAAAGAATGTACATACCCAGTTGGAAAAAACGGCTAACCAGTTGGCTCTAAACATCGACCAGGAGCTGCAGGCAGCAATAGAAGAGCTCGAAAAGAAAACCAAAAGTTTGAATGAACAACTCAGCGACTCTACTATCATTCTTATAGATTCTATTCGTCTGGACAGCACTGAGTTCGATTCTATTCGCCTGGACAGCACTGAGTTCGATTTCGTTCGCTTATACAGCACTAAGTTTGATTCTATTCGCATGGACAGCAATGAGTTTGATTCTCTTCGCTTGGACAGCACTGAGTTCGATTCTGTTCGCTTATACAGGACTGAGTTCGATACTATTCGCTTATACAGCACTGAGTTCGATTCTATTAGCATGAAAAATAATATGCGCTTCGACTCATCCGGCACCTATCCTTTTTACCACATGGTGTTCTGGGCCGATTCCGCCGGTCAACAAATTGCTAAATGGACACCCCGTGCCAACAACACGCCTCGTATTTCGGTAGCACAGCGGGAATACTTCCGTGCCATACATCAAGGTCGCGGCTGGGATCAAAGATTTCATACGAATCCGAATTCGACCCCCTGTGAGAAAACGACGGGCATGAAAACCGGTAATCATCCATATTATGTTGAATCAATCCGCTCCTGGACAACCGGTGAAAATCTTGCGGCAATCTCGATTCCCTGGGAATACGCGGACAGTACAAATGAAGTAAATAGCGGTATTGCAGCCATTACCACAGAACTTGCCTCTCTCTCTAAACCGGTTCTTCCAACAGGAGTTGGATTTGCCATTGTTGATGCTAATGCCCTAACGCAGTTTCATATCCGTCCGGAACGCATTCTGGACGAGAACTTTGCCGAGGAAACCAGTAACGAAGACCTTCTGAGATCTGTTCTTGCTGCACGTTCTTGTAGTGAACTTGAGCTGCACTACGAGGGACAAAACAAGCTGATTGTTATACGGCCACTGAACGGACGCCCACTTTACCTGATTTTATTTAAAGACCTGTCCCTGATTGATACCGTCCGGTTTGAGGCCTGGTTTGAAGGAGGTGCTCTTTTTGGATTATGGGTACTTTTGATCCTGTTCCTGATCTTTATCCGGGAACGGCTGCCGTCATCACGTATGGACTGGCTGTGGCCCGATCTGGATCATCTGGAAAAGTACACAATCTTTACTATATACTCCCTCCCATTTATACTTCTTTTCATGATCCAGGCCCTCACTGAGGAGCACCTCCACATCCACCCTGCCATACTGGTGATCCCGGTTCTCTACCTTGGCCTTGGGCTAATGATTTTATCACAAGGCACCTCGTCTGATTCCAACGACTATAAAAGCATTCTGGGATGGGCGCTGTTTGCATCTTCTATTCTGCTGATAGGTTGGCTTACATTCCAGAATGGTTTGGAAACGACACTAAATGAAATCCTGGCGATCGCCATTTCACTGATGATTATCTACCTTTGGCTGAGTCGGAAAAAGCTTCAGGAACCCATCAAGCGATGGTCGAATTTGTCGCCGCGTGGGGTCTACACGGCTGCCATGGTATCGGGCCTTTTGGTTCTGGGGCTACTACCCGGTTACCTAACCTACCGGTTCACCTTTCATGATCATAGCGAGCACCTTGTAAAATATCATCAGCTTGAACTATCGGAATCACTTCAAAACAGGTATGACCGGGTAGGAGCACTGATGAAGTCCACCTGGGAAATAGATAACTGGTGGGAGCTAATGGCCCATTTTCCGGCTTTTTCTGTCCACAATTACGATTTGGCTTACGAGAACCTCATATTTAGAACTAATTTACAGCCGCTATTGACCATACCAAATCACGATAATGATCCTGAAACAGATCTTCATGATCACATGCACGGTTTACTTGGAAATCATATCCCATTCCTGACCGATGCCTCCATCAGGATGCGTCAGCTTTCTTCTCAGCAGGCCGATCGGAGCTGGGCCTCTGATCATCACGACCATTTGCTGCAGCTATCGGGCGTAACCCCGGAGCTCCTCACCTCTGAGCTCCCAATTGCCAGGAGCTGGTTGAATCCTTTGCGAATCGCCATCCTGTTAACTGTATTAGGATTGTTATGCCTGATTGTTTATCGCGTCAGCCGCTGGGTATTTTTTGTCCACCTCGAACATTCAAAGCCGCTTACGCTTGAAAATGTGATACCCAAACCCGGCGAAACATGGAGATCAACAATCCTTGTTGGCACACGGTCAATTTCCCGGGAACCGCTTCGTAAACGCAGCCCTGAGATTCACTTCATCGATTTGAATAGGGATGTTGACAAGCCAGGCGATATCAGGAAACTCCTGAACAAACCGCTCCCTGATGAAACAAAGGTTTTGTGCCTTGATTATTTTGATCACAGGATAGACGAAAATGAGCGAAACCTCTTCCTGCTTGAACTTCTTGAGAAAAATATGACGGATAATCACTCCCTACCCGTACTATTGATAACCAGTCGGAACCCGGATGAATGCCTTCTGACGGCTAACATGGCAGAGGAGAAAAAAGAGACGCTGAAACATCGATGGGATCGGGTACTTGGCCGCTTTTCTAAGATTTTACTCTCGGATTTAGTATCTGAAGAGCCGTTTAAAACTCAGCTGCGGCTTCGTATCATTCAAAAAATTGCGGATGACATGGATAAGTTAATTATTGATTTGAATAAAACTCTTAAGGAGGATTCTTCTGAAGAAAAAACGGCGAAATTGAATAAATTACTGGCTAAGCTGGCATCCAGAAGCAAGTGGTTAAGTGAAGAGCTTCAAACTCTGGCCAACCCGGCGATTACCTTAACCCGGGAACAACAAGGTATGGCCGACCAATTTAAAAACCGGCAGGAAATAATACGTCAAGAAACTGAGACTATTAAGCAAGCGATAGCAAAGAAAAAAACGAGTTCCGAGAAGCTGACTAAACAAAATCCTGCAAAACCAGGCTTATTATCCACAAAGTATTTTAAAAAGGATTCGATCAAGCTTTTAGCCAAATGGGAAATGGAAGCCAGGCGGGAAGTTATCCATGATAAAAAAACGATCCATAGAGTCAGACAAATGCTGATTCAAGAGTGCGGACATCATCAGCGGCTGCAGGAAATCGGCGAGCAATTGACGTACAGGCCCGACTGGCATTCTCTAACCAAACAAGAGATCATCGACCTTGTGAGAGAAGGGGGCGAAGCATACTATAGAGCCCGCTGGGCTATTCTTTCCGATGGAGAACGACTAGTAGCCGCACAGCTTTCAAGAGGTGCGGTAATCAACCCTAAATCTCATCAAGCGATCTCACGTCTGTTTGCCCGTGGACTGATAAGAAAAAGTCCTGAATTAAGACTGGATAATTCTAGCTTTTCCGATTTTGTAAAGAATACTGTTTCTGAAGATCAGCTACACAGCTGGGAACGGGCCGGTATTCCCAGCAAATGGGAGATGATTCGCGCCCCGCTTGTGATTGCACTGCTCATTATAGCATTATTCCTGTTTTGGTCACAGCGGGAATTTATGGGTAATACTATCGCCTTCCTTGGCACCATCGGTGTAGGCGTCGGAGCCATAATTAATCTCCTCTCAAAGATTGGCAGCGTCACCGGCAAAACGGAACTTAAAAACCTGGAAAAATAA
- a CDS encoding Blp family class II bacteriocin translates to MNTAIKLPNNIKANNPNNNLSLLDDNELKSINGGAKPVAPLFGWKAAALLVGGTGAAIIVGVAGTYLLYKGVEYLLTD, encoded by the coding sequence ATGAATACTGCAATAAAACTACCCAATAATATAAAAGCGAATAATCCTAATAACAATCTTTCACTTTTAGATGATAATGAGTTAAAATCCATAAATGGTGGAGCAAAACCAGTTGCACCTCTTTTTGGGTGGAAAGCTGCTGCACTATTAGTTGGCGGAACAGGCGCTGCAATAATTGTTGGCGTCGCAGGCACATACCTCTTATATAAAGGAGTTGAATATTTATTAACTGATTAA
- a CDS encoding DUF3267 domain-containing protein, which produces MEKIAKTNSTVDIDIDEIPKMSIRILLILIFIVFLPYLLIHGSDLREEITILSQLLDASFFSFLFRMVLVGTAFVAVSILGILIHEAIHAVFFSLYLPSKFHGVKFGFNNEHGIPYVHILEPISVLGFRIGAVMPLIILGITPVTLGLYMGSLSLTAFGALFTISASGDLLLIARTKGLPSDQKLKDLSDRIGFEVL; this is translated from the coding sequence ATGGAAAAAATAGCAAAGACAAATTCTACAGTTGATATAGATATCGACGAAATACCAAAAATGAGCATCCGAATTCTACTAATTTTGATTTTTATTGTCTTTCTGCCATATCTATTAATTCATGGAAGTGATTTAAGAGAAGAAATAACAATTTTAAGTCAATTACTTGATGCTTCATTCTTTTCATTCCTGTTTAGGATGGTATTGGTTGGCACAGCATTTGTTGCGGTTTCGATATTAGGCATTTTGATTCATGAAGCTATACATGCAGTGTTTTTCTCTCTTTATTTACCGTCAAAATTCCATGGAGTTAAATTCGGTTTTAACAACGAACATGGAATACCTTATGTCCACATCTTAGAACCGATTAGTGTTCTGGGTTTCAGAATTGGAGCAGTCATGCCCCTGATAATTTTAGGAATTACCCCGGTCACACTTGGTTTGTACATGGGAAGCCTTAGTCTAACGGCTTTTGGAGCATTATTTACAATTAGCGCAAGCGGAGACCTTCTCTTAATTGCAAGAACAAAAGGATTACCATCTGACCAGAAGTTAAAAGACCTTTCTGATAGGATTGGTTTTGAGGTTCTTTAG
- a CDS encoding DUF2235 domain-containing protein yields MKRIILCCDGTWNSADQSSNGIPCPTNVVRIAYRIAKRKDDIQQIVYYSQGVGTGNSLDRFTGGAFGRGVDDNIFDIYRFLVANYEPDDQLFLFGFSRGAFTARSIAGMIRKCGILKREEVERYMNATYMYRSDDSPNAEIPTMFRHKYSVNGDQETPIHFIGVWDTVGSLGIPLSGLRNLTKRKHQFHDTELSGSVKNAFHALAINEQRSPFKPTLWQFKPKEGQSVEQMWFPGVHSNVGGGYTDYSLTDFSLEWMVQKAQEAGLVFDHSVENRHPLNPNCKGEIIESRKGIYRVLKPHNRVIGISEKIIREEGIIEQVPDPTQKVHKSALDRWDKDSEDCPPELAKYLNRTSDERA; encoded by the coding sequence ATGAAACGAATAATATTATGTTGCGACGGGACCTGGAATAGTGCCGATCAATCGTCAAACGGAATTCCATGCCCAACCAATGTCGTCCGTATTGCCTACAGGATTGCAAAACGGAAAGACGATATTCAACAGATAGTGTACTACAGCCAGGGAGTTGGCACGGGTAACTCTCTCGACCGGTTCACAGGAGGCGCCTTCGGCAGAGGAGTAGATGACAACATTTTCGATATCTATCGATTTCTTGTAGCCAATTACGAGCCGGATGACCAGCTATTTCTTTTTGGATTCAGCCGCGGAGCATTTACAGCACGCAGTATCGCGGGAATGATCCGTAAGTGCGGTATTCTGAAGCGGGAAGAAGTTGAGCGATACATGAACGCCACATACATGTACAGGTCCGATGATAGCCCGAATGCCGAAATTCCCACAATGTTCCGGCATAAATATTCTGTAAACGGTGATCAGGAAACACCAATCCATTTTATCGGCGTATGGGATACGGTTGGCTCCCTCGGCATCCCGCTGTCGGGTCTTCGGAATCTCACCAAACGCAAACACCAGTTTCATGACACAGAACTCAGTGGTTCTGTGAAAAATGCCTTTCATGCTCTTGCGATAAACGAACAAAGATCTCCTTTTAAACCCACATTGTGGCAATTTAAACCTAAAGAGGGGCAATCTGTGGAGCAGATGTGGTTTCCGGGAGTACATAGTAATGTTGGCGGCGGTTATACCGATTATTCGCTGACCGACTTCTCCCTTGAATGGATGGTCCAAAAGGCACAAGAGGCAGGCCTGGTGTTTGATCACTCTGTCGAAAATCGCCACCCTCTTAACCCTAACTGCAAGGGAGAAATCATCGAATCAAGAAAAGGAATTTACCGGGTTTTGAAGCCCCATAACCGGGTGATCGGGATATCTGAAAAGATCATTCGGGAAGAGGGAATAATTGAACAAGTTCCGGATCCCACTCAGAAGGTTCACAAAAGTGCACTTGACCGATGGGATAAAGACTCCGAAGATTGTCCGCCCGAACTGGCTAAATACCTGAATCGTACATCAGATGAAAGAGCATAA
- a CDS encoding peptidase domain-containing ABC transporter: protein MNKRKIGVKQHDITDCGAACLASVAAHFGLEMPISKIRQYASTDKKGTNILGMIEAAEALGFSAKGVKGEFESLFEIPTPTIAHVVVKEVLHHFVVIYNATDKFIEVMDPMDGKLHRVPYDEFRKQWTGVLVLIMPDESFVARNEKHSILSRLWFLLKPHRTVLLQATVGAAVFTLIGLSTAIYVQLIVDHVLLDGNRNLLNLLGVGMIALVLLQIFIGVAKTVFTLKTGQLIDARLILGYYKHLLKLPQRFFDTMRVGEIISRINDAVKIRTFINDVAINIIVSIFIVLFSFGLMFTYYWKLGLVMLAIIPVYTLIYFITNQLNKKTQRELMENAADLESQLVESLNSVRTIKQFGLENFANMKTETRFVRLLKTVYRSGLNSVFSGNASQFSSRVFTIILLWVGAIFVLEGDITPGELLSFYAVIGYFTGPVSDLVGMNKVIQDAMIAADRLFEIMDLEKEEQGQKVELKKDFIGDITFRDIHFRYGSRVDVFTGLNLVIPKGKVTAFVGESGSGKTTLVNILQKMYPIDSGQIVIGDLNIAHIDTQSLRDIISVVPQKIDLFAGNVIDNIAVGRFEPDMEKIITICKRLGILTFIEELPNGFETYLGENGASLSGGQKQRIAIARALYKDPEILILDEATSSLDSASEQYVQQTINYLREENKTVILIAHRLSTVFMADKICVLENGELIEEGSHQELINQGTLYLKLWKNQFPFLNGDLKGKILNI, encoded by the coding sequence ATGAACAAGAGAAAAATAGGTGTAAAACAGCACGATATCACCGATTGCGGAGCCGCATGCCTTGCCTCCGTTGCAGCTCACTTTGGTCTTGAGATGCCCATTTCAAAAATTCGTCAGTACGCCTCAACCGACAAAAAAGGAACCAACATTCTTGGAATGATTGAAGCCGCTGAGGCTCTTGGCTTTTCTGCAAAAGGGGTGAAAGGTGAGTTTGAGAGTTTGTTTGAGATACCCACACCAACCATAGCCCATGTGGTTGTAAAAGAGGTTCTTCATCACTTTGTGGTTATCTATAATGCCACCGACAAATTTATTGAAGTGATGGATCCGATGGACGGAAAGCTCCACAGAGTGCCTTACGATGAGTTCAGGAAACAGTGGACCGGTGTCCTGGTTTTAATCATGCCGGATGAATCCTTTGTAGCCAGGAATGAAAAGCATTCCATTTTAAGCAGGCTTTGGTTCCTACTCAAGCCTCACCGAACTGTTCTGCTCCAGGCAACTGTCGGTGCGGCGGTGTTTACCCTCATCGGACTCTCTACCGCCATCTACGTTCAACTCATCGTGGATCATGTCCTTTTAGACGGCAATCGCAATCTGCTGAACCTCCTGGGTGTAGGAATGATTGCATTGGTTTTGCTGCAAATATTTATTGGAGTGGCAAAAACCGTTTTCACTCTCAAAACCGGTCAATTGATCGATGCGCGGCTCATACTGGGATACTACAAACATCTTCTTAAATTGCCCCAGCGCTTTTTTGATACGATGCGGGTTGGAGAGATTATCTCCCGGATAAATGATGCCGTAAAAATCAGAACCTTCATAAATGATGTAGCGATAAATATCATCGTCAGTATCTTTATTGTGCTTTTTTCATTCGGGTTGATGTTTACCTACTACTGGAAACTCGGGCTCGTGATGCTGGCGATCATACCGGTTTATACGCTGATCTATTTTATTACCAATCAGCTAAACAAGAAAACTCAGAGAGAGTTGATGGAAAATGCTGCTGACCTTGAATCTCAGCTGGTTGAATCCCTCAATTCAGTACGCACCATTAAGCAGTTCGGCCTTGAGAATTTTGCCAACATGAAAACTGAAACCCGATTTGTACGGTTGCTGAAGACCGTCTACAGATCAGGATTAAATTCGGTTTTTTCGGGTAACGCATCCCAGTTTTCATCGAGGGTTTTTACAATCATTCTGTTATGGGTCGGTGCAATCTTTGTTCTTGAGGGAGACATCACCCCGGGTGAACTTCTCTCCTTCTACGCCGTCATCGGTTATTTTACCGGTCCGGTGAGTGATTTAGTTGGCATGAACAAAGTCATTCAGGATGCGATGATAGCTGCCGACCGTCTGTTTGAGATTATGGATCTTGAGAAAGAAGAGCAGGGTCAAAAAGTTGAGTTAAAAAAGGATTTCATCGGGGATATTACTTTCCGGGATATTCACTTCAGATATGGCTCAAGAGTTGATGTTTTTACAGGATTGAACCTGGTGATTCCTAAAGGAAAAGTGACTGCATTTGTGGGTGAAAGCGGATCCGGAAAAACCACACTGGTTAACATCCTCCAAAAAATGTACCCGATCGATTCCGGTCAGATCGTCATCGGAGATCTGAATATAGCTCATATCGATACACAGAGCCTTAGAGATATCATCTCAGTCGTTCCGCAAAAAATTGATCTTTTTGCAGGAAATGTGATTGATAATATTGCCGTAGGCAGGTTTGAACCGGATATGGAAAAGATCATTACCATCTGTAAAAGACTTGGAATCCTCACCTTTATTGAAGAGTTACCCAACGGGTTTGAAACCTACCTTGGTGAAAATGGAGCCTCTCTTTCCGGTGGCCAGAAACAGCGTATAGCCATTGCGAGAGCGCTCTACAAAGATCCCGAAATCCTTATTCTTGATGAAGCAACTTCATCACTTGATTCGGCCTCTGAGCAGTACGTTCAACAGACGATTAACTACCTGCGTGAAGAGAACAAAACCGTCATCCTGATTGCCCACCGATTAAGCACGGTTTTTATGGCGGATAAGATCTGTGTACTTGAAAACGGGGAGCTTATTGAAGAGGGAAGTCACCAGGAGCTTATCAATCAAGGCACACTTTATCTGAAGCTGTGGAAAAACCAATTCCCATTCCTAAATGGTGATTTGAAAGGCAAAATCCTCAATATCTAA